Proteins from a genomic interval of Lactococcus protaetiae:
- the galE gene encoding UDP-glucose 4-epimerase GalE, which yields MTVLVLGGAGYIGSHAVDILQTSGYDVAVVDNLVTGHAEAVPQAVRFYEGDVRNRDFLREVFRKETNIEGIMHFCAYSLVGESMQKPLKYFNNNVGGAQVILETMEEFDVKHIVFSSTAATFGIPEVSPISEITPQKPINPYGESKLIMEKMMKWQSTATDMTYVALRYFNVAGASNDGHIGEAHKNETHLIPIILQVALGKRDFITIYGNDYNTVDGTCVRDYIDMEDLIDAHIKALEYLKAGGKSDQFNLGSSQGYSNLEVLETARKVTGKKIPSKIGERRPGDPDELVADSAKAGEILHWQVKHSLEHIIENAWKWHSSHPEGY from the coding sequence ATGACAGTTTTAGTACTTGGCGGTGCAGGCTATATAGGTTCACACGCAGTTGATATACTACAAACGTCTGGTTATGATGTTGCTGTGGTCGACAATTTAGTGACAGGGCATGCTGAGGCAGTACCGCAGGCGGTACGTTTCTATGAGGGAGACGTCCGTAATCGAGATTTCCTTCGTGAAGTTTTTAGGAAAGAAACAAACATTGAAGGAATTATGCATTTTTGTGCCTATTCCCTTGTTGGAGAATCAATGCAAAAACCATTGAAATACTTTAATAATAATGTTGGAGGCGCTCAAGTTATCCTAGAAACAATGGAAGAATTTGACGTTAAGCATATCGTATTTTCAAGTACAGCAGCAACTTTTGGTATCCCAGAAGTAAGTCCAATCTCAGAAATAACACCGCAAAAACCTATTAATCCTTATGGTGAGAGTAAACTCATCATGGAAAAAATGATGAAATGGCAATCAACGGCGACTGATATGACTTATGTAGCACTCCGTTATTTCAATGTGGCTGGAGCTTCAAATGATGGACATATTGGTGAAGCACACAAAAATGAAACACATTTGATTCCAATTATATTGCAAGTGGCACTAGGAAAACGCGATTTCATCACAATTTATGGTAATGACTACAATACCGTTGATGGCACCTGTGTTCGAGATTATATAGATATGGAAGATCTGATTGATGCACACATCAAAGCATTAGAATATCTCAAAGCTGGAGGGAAGTCAGACCAATTTAATCTTGGGAGTTCACAGGGTTATAGTAATCTTGAAGTCCTTGAGACTGCAAGGAAAGTAACGGGTAAGAAAATACCAAGTAAAATTGGGGAACGACGACCTGGTGATCCTGATGAGCTTGTCGCTGATAGTGCAAAAGCAGGGGAAATCTTACATTGGCAGGTAAAGCATAGTTTAGAACATATCATTGAAAATGCTTGGAAATGGCATAGTTCTCATCCAGAAGGCTACTAA
- a CDS encoding LysR family transcriptional regulator, whose translation MSFSLQQLKYFTEIARIGSINQAADALYITQPSLSKSMKDLEETVGSTLFKRTSKGISLTQDGTEFLGYARQVLEQSDLLESRWLNKQPSRRLCAISTQHYAFAVNAFVNMVKKTQSSEYEYTLREARTYEIIEDVKALRSELGVLYKNNYNGQVIDKILRENRLVFHPLFVAKPHVFVSSTNPLAQLEFVTLEDLEEYPRLSYEQGEHNSFYFSEEILSTIYAKKDIKVGDRATIFNLMIGLNGYTISTGIVSSDLNGDNIISIPLAVEDRIEIGWISQKSALLSLQAQLYLDELKTVVAPYDVELRDEV comes from the coding sequence ATGTCTTTTTCTCTTCAGCAACTTAAATATTTTACCGAAATCGCACGCATTGGTTCGATAAATCAGGCTGCGGATGCTCTGTATATTACACAGCCAAGCTTGTCAAAATCAATGAAAGACCTTGAGGAAACAGTAGGAAGCACACTTTTCAAAAGGACAAGTAAAGGGATTTCTTTGACACAAGACGGCACCGAATTTTTAGGATATGCTAGACAAGTCCTAGAGCAATCTGATTTATTAGAATCTCGTTGGCTTAATAAACAACCCTCACGTAGACTTTGTGCCATTTCTACTCAACACTATGCTTTTGCAGTAAATGCTTTTGTCAATATGGTCAAGAAAACGCAAAGCAGTGAATATGAATATACTTTGCGCGAAGCGCGGACTTATGAGATTATCGAAGATGTGAAGGCACTGCGCTCAGAATTGGGCGTGCTTTATAAAAATAATTATAATGGGCAGGTGATTGATAAAATTCTTCGAGAAAATCGGCTCGTTTTCCATCCTTTATTTGTTGCAAAACCCCATGTTTTTGTGAGTTCGACCAATCCGTTAGCACAGCTGGAGTTTGTGACTTTAGAGGATTTAGAGGAATATCCACGTTTGTCTTATGAGCAAGGCGAGCATAATTCCTTTTATTTTTCTGAGGAGATTTTGAGTACGATTTATGCGAAAAAGGATATTAAAGTTGGAGACCGTGCGACGATTTTTAATTTAATGATTGGCTTAAATGGTTATACTATTTCAACGGGGATTGTAAGTAGTGATTTGAATGGAGATAACATCATCTCTATTCCTCTTGCTGTTGAGGATCGGATTGAAATCGGCTGGATTTCACAAAAATCGGCACTTTTGAGCCTTCAAGCCCAACTCTACTTAGATGAATTGAAGACTGTGGTTGCGCC
- the galT gene encoding UDP-glucose--hexose-1-phosphate uridylyltransferase, translating into MSIYQTIQDFVDLALKNGAIEAMDNIYLRNQLLHFLGLDNWEQPKTSENKNQENSLLIMDALLDTARENHQFDETESEFFEAALMDFITPRPSQINHDFWEKYKKNPKNATDYFYHLAREINQVKTRDIAKNIAFIHPTKYGDLEITINLSKPEKDPKAIAAAKAQKNSAYPKCALCLENEGLYGGSNHPARSNHRVIRMELNGANWGFQYSPYAYYNEHSIVFNEKHQPMKINRQAFENLLDFLDVFPHYMIGSNADLPIVGGSILTHDHYQAGRYNFPMMKASIRTQIQLKNYSNIHAGIVNWPMSVLRLQSNNKAELLAASTEILKKWRCYNDESLQITAVTVDGVQHHTITPIASKNKEGYIIDLVLRDNNTSLEFPDGVFHPHQELHHIKKENIGLIEVMGLAILPPRLKTELKEVEKYLIDEPNEINEIHLPWAKELRETQKINPKDVHETVQQAIGAVFEKVLQDAGVFKDDEKGQAAFYKFIDFINN; encoded by the coding sequence ATGTCAATATATCAAACCATTCAAGATTTTGTAGATTTGGCGCTAAAAAATGGAGCGATTGAAGCGATGGACAATATCTACTTGCGTAATCAACTCCTTCATTTTTTGGGACTGGATAACTGGGAACAGCCGAAAACAAGTGAAAATAAAAATCAGGAAAATTCTCTACTTATAATGGATGCGCTGTTAGACACTGCTCGTGAGAATCATCAGTTTGACGAAACAGAGTCTGAATTTTTCGAAGCTGCATTAATGGATTTTATCACCCCAAGGCCTAGCCAAATTAACCATGATTTTTGGGAGAAATATAAGAAAAACCCTAAAAACGCGACAGACTATTTTTACCATCTAGCGCGTGAAATTAATCAAGTCAAAACAAGAGATATTGCAAAAAATATCGCCTTTATTCATCCGACAAAATATGGTGATTTAGAAATTACTATTAACCTTTCCAAACCTGAAAAAGATCCCAAAGCGATTGCAGCCGCAAAAGCACAAAAAAATTCAGCTTATCCTAAATGTGCATTATGTCTTGAAAATGAGGGATTATATGGTGGAAGTAATCATCCTGCAAGAAGCAATCATAGAGTGATTCGGATGGAACTTAATGGAGCAAACTGGGGTTTTCAATACTCACCGTATGCCTATTACAATGAGCATTCGATTGTTTTCAATGAAAAGCATCAGCCAATGAAAATTAATCGTCAGGCTTTTGAAAATTTGCTGGATTTTCTTGATGTTTTTCCTCACTATATGATTGGCTCAAATGCAGATTTACCAATAGTTGGTGGTTCAATCTTAACTCATGACCATTATCAAGCAGGACGTTATAACTTTCCGATGATGAAGGCTAGTATTCGTACGCAAATCCAACTAAAAAATTATTCTAATATCCATGCAGGGATTGTAAATTGGCCCATGTCTGTCCTACGCCTTCAAAGTAATAACAAAGCAGAACTTTTAGCTGCAAGTACGGAAATTTTAAAGAAATGGCGTTGTTATAATGATGAAAGTTTGCAAATTACTGCTGTGACAGTTGATGGTGTGCAGCATCATACGATTACACCAATTGCAAGCAAAAATAAAGAGGGTTATATTATTGATTTAGTTTTAAGAGATAATAATACCAGCTTAGAATTTCCTGATGGAGTATTCCATCCGCATCAAGAATTGCATCATATTAAAAAAGAGAATATTGGCTTGATTGAAGTAATGGGGCTTGCCATTCTTCCACCAAGACTGAAAACAGAACTTAAAGAAGTTGAGAAATATCTTATTGATGAACCAAATGAAATCAACGAAATTCATCTCCCGTGGGCTAAAGAATTGAGAGAAACACAAAAAATAAACCCAAAGGATGTTCATGAAACCGTTCAACAAGCAATTGGTGCTGTCTTTGAAAAAGTTCTTCAAGATGCAGGAGTATTTAAAGATGATGAAAAAGGTCAAGCTGCTTTTTATAAATTTATTGATTTTATCAACAACTGA